The following proteins come from a genomic window of Natronosalvus vescus:
- a CDS encoding universal stress protein has protein sequence MSRRILVPVDESERATDALEFALEEHPGATIVAIHVLDPADFYGATGFEGGAMINYDEIHRQNEERGEALLENAADRADEHGLECETELVIGSVARSIVDYAETNPIDQIVIGSHGRTGASRILLGSVAETVARRSPVPVTIVR, from the coding sequence ATGAGTAGACGCATTCTCGTACCAGTCGACGAGTCCGAACGCGCAACTGACGCCCTCGAGTTCGCACTCGAGGAGCATCCGGGGGCGACGATCGTCGCGATTCACGTCCTCGACCCTGCCGACTTCTACGGCGCGACCGGGTTCGAAGGTGGGGCGATGATCAACTACGACGAGATCCATCGCCAGAACGAAGAGCGAGGGGAGGCGTTGCTCGAGAACGCCGCGGATCGAGCCGACGAACATGGTCTCGAGTGTGAAACCGAACTCGTCATCGGCAGCGTCGCGCGATCGATCGTCGACTACGCCGAAACCAACCCGATTGATCAGATCGTCATCGGCAGTCACGGCCGAACCGGGGCGAGCCGAATCCTCCTCGGGAGCGTCGCCGAAACGGTGGCTCGGCGATCCCCCGTGCCGGTGACGATCGTTCGGTAG
- a CDS encoding NUDIX hydrolase, with the protein MTIRRLDLDPVAAHEPVSIDDQPYDAAVLAPVIDRSGEDHLLFTRRADHLGEHPGQMSFPGGGAEPHDGSILETALREANEEIGLTPESADVVGQLDDIRTVTEYAVTPFVGRIPDRTYDPDEREVAEIVLLPVSALLDPDNYEYEHREHPYYGEIVIHYFHVGEHTVWGATGRILVQLLELTTPFEASERLERSRY; encoded by the coding sequence ATGACGATCCGACGCCTCGATCTCGACCCGGTTGCCGCCCACGAGCCGGTTAGTATCGACGACCAGCCGTACGACGCCGCCGTTCTCGCACCGGTGATCGACCGTAGCGGGGAGGATCACCTGCTCTTCACCAGGCGTGCCGACCACCTCGGAGAACACCCCGGCCAGATGAGTTTTCCCGGTGGCGGGGCTGAACCACACGACGGGTCGATCCTCGAGACGGCCCTTCGAGAGGCGAACGAAGAGATCGGCCTCACCCCCGAAAGCGCCGACGTCGTCGGGCAACTCGACGATATCCGAACGGTGACCGAGTACGCCGTCACGCCGTTCGTCGGCCGCATCCCCGACCGGACGTACGACCCGGACGAGCGCGAGGTCGCCGAAATCGTCCTCCTTCCGGTCTCGGCGCTGCTCGATCCGGACAACTACGAGTACGAACATCGTGAGCACCCCTACTACGGTGAGATCGTTATTCACTACTTCCACGTTGGTGAGCACACCGTCTGGGGCGCAACCGGCCGGATTCTCGTCCAGTTGCTCGAGCTGACGACACCCTTCGAGGCCTCGGAGCGACTCGAGCGCTCGCGGTATTGA
- a CDS encoding DUF7109 family protein produces MNETADELAGVVDLFGGLTHAELEHALSEVAFRADGQTVDTDASETAIESALETFALVRYTPENGAADDLEAGSDEPLLVVGPTAFPQTPEHAEDLPHILDVSPRRPDREAVGEAAQARFRKAVDASLEDVTDGDGDIDEATDTLEHLLDVSYDLEAWAPLDLSDERTRLTQALEDA; encoded by the coding sequence ATGAACGAGACCGCCGACGAACTGGCTGGCGTCGTCGACCTCTTTGGCGGCCTCACCCACGCCGAACTCGAGCACGCACTTTCGGAGGTGGCGTTCAGGGCCGACGGGCAGACGGTCGATACGGACGCGTCGGAGACCGCCATCGAGAGCGCCCTCGAGACGTTCGCGCTGGTACGATACACGCCCGAGAACGGCGCTGCAGACGACCTCGAAGCGGGATCGGATGAGCCGTTGCTGGTCGTCGGACCGACCGCATTTCCCCAGACGCCGGAACACGCGGAAGATCTGCCCCACATTCTGGACGTCTCGCCACGACGTCCCGATCGGGAAGCCGTTGGCGAGGCAGCCCAGGCGCGCTTTCGGAAGGCAGTCGACGCGAGTCTCGAGGACGTAACAGACGGCGACGGTGACATCGACGAGGCAACCGACACCCTCGAGCACCTCCTCGACGTGAGTTACGACCTCGAGGCGTGGGCACCGCTCGACCTGTCTGATGAACGCACCCGGCTCACGCAGGCGCTCGAGGACGCCTGA
- a CDS encoding glycosyl transferase family 2 — protein sequence MEYTQERLTTLHQLTDQAVGFDGLEGILEETAIVVPMTDREHERPAAEAVLSALETLQPSPAAVVVPVRASADRIEPFRTWLESFHLPTQVLWCTAPGVNRLLSTAGLDGDRGKGRDIWLALGPATRDAKYVVVHDADATSYRADHVARLLSPLSMGYAFSKGYYARVEDDRLYGRLCRLLYEPLIETLSSAHDEPILEYFAAFRYALAGEVAMTASLARSLRPPRTWGLEVATLGDAYDYAGFDGSAQVDLGIHQHDHRDVDGETGLEGMSRDVAGSLLGVLENGGVDVDYETLQERYCAAADRLIGQYRADAAFNGLTYDVADERAQINRYAKSLEPPEHRERLPPWSERPLEPAAVVEAATPWATAVSTPETASYE from the coding sequence ATGGAGTACACGCAGGAGCGACTCACCACGCTCCACCAGCTAACCGACCAGGCGGTTGGCTTCGACGGCCTCGAGGGAATACTCGAGGAGACGGCCATCGTCGTGCCGATGACCGACCGCGAACACGAGCGGCCGGCCGCGGAGGCAGTCCTGTCCGCGCTCGAGACGCTGCAGCCCTCGCCCGCGGCCGTTGTCGTGCCGGTTCGGGCGTCAGCCGACCGAATCGAACCGTTTCGCACCTGGCTGGAATCGTTCCATTTGCCGACGCAGGTGCTGTGGTGTACCGCTCCCGGCGTCAATCGATTGCTATCGACCGCCGGGTTGGATGGCGACCGTGGGAAAGGGCGTGACATCTGGCTGGCTCTCGGGCCGGCGACGAGGGACGCCAAGTACGTCGTCGTTCACGATGCCGACGCGACGAGCTATCGTGCCGATCACGTCGCTCGGCTGCTCAGCCCGCTGTCGATGGGGTACGCGTTCTCGAAAGGATACTACGCACGGGTGGAGGACGACCGACTCTACGGTCGCCTGTGTCGCCTGCTGTACGAACCACTCATCGAGACGCTCTCGAGCGCTCACGACGAGCCGATTCTCGAGTACTTTGCAGCGTTTCGATACGCCCTCGCCGGGGAGGTCGCGATGACGGCCTCGCTCGCTCGCTCGCTTCGACCACCGCGGACGTGGGGGCTCGAGGTAGCGACACTCGGTGACGCGTACGACTATGCTGGATTCGACGGCTCGGCACAGGTCGACCTCGGCATCCACCAGCACGATCACCGCGACGTCGACGGGGAAACCGGGCTCGAAGGGATGAGCCGCGACGTGGCGGGTTCGCTGTTGGGCGTCCTCGAGAATGGGGGCGTCGACGTCGACTACGAGACGCTTCAGGAACGGTACTGTGCGGCGGCCGACCGACTCATCGGACAGTATCGAGCCGATGCCGCGTTCAACGGTCTCACCTACGACGTGGCGGACGAACGAGCACAGATCAACCGCTACGCGAAGTCGCTCGAGCCGCCCGAACACCGTGAGCGACTCCCACCGTGGTCTGAACGACCACTCGAGCCAGCGGCCGTCGTCGAGGCCGCGACTCCCTGGGCGACTGCTGTCAGCACGCCCGAAACGGCAAGCTACGAGTGA
- a CDS encoding MFS transporter yields MPTATTRLADGRTRIFGSLLAMVFLVNLGRVIYAPLLEPFRVTFGASEAAIGLLATLAWIGSASLRLPAGYLLTKIPRHWVVLFAGLVLTASSAFAATAQTLEMLYVGALAMGVASGMYFVAANPLVSELFPSRVGRVIGIHGTSSQLAAVGAPLIVTVYLAITWPIASWRAVFLTISVAALLSTIVLFVTARRTALPDAGTADRRLRSALVSQWRIILTAVACISFVGLVWNGVFNFYVTFLVETRGFTQGRAQLFLTVLFATGVPAFFFTGWIADRVPYLPLLFTIIGAFAGLLFVLTVVESVLGVLLVTAVLGYVVHSLFPAIDTYLLATLPDDSRGSAYALYSGTTMAIQATGSALLGTMIGRGIGFHQAFVIFAVGSVLVLVVLLGLYALGRLPSGHPG; encoded by the coding sequence ATGCCTACCGCCACGACCCGTCTCGCTGACGGTCGAACACGCATCTTCGGGTCGTTGTTGGCGATGGTCTTTCTCGTCAATCTCGGTCGTGTAATCTACGCCCCCCTGCTCGAGCCGTTTCGCGTGACCTTCGGGGCAAGCGAAGCTGCTATTGGGTTGCTCGCGACGCTCGCCTGGATCGGGAGTGCCTCCCTTCGCCTCCCGGCAGGCTACTTGCTGACGAAGATTCCTCGACACTGGGTCGTGTTGTTCGCCGGGCTCGTCCTGACGGCGTCGTCGGCGTTTGCCGCAACGGCTCAGACCCTCGAGATGCTGTACGTCGGTGCGCTGGCGATGGGCGTGGCGAGCGGGATGTACTTCGTCGCGGCGAATCCGCTCGTCAGCGAGTTGTTCCCTTCACGCGTTGGCCGGGTGATCGGAATTCACGGCACCTCGAGCCAGCTTGCAGCGGTCGGCGCCCCGCTCATCGTGACCGTCTATCTCGCGATTACGTGGCCTATCGCCTCCTGGCGAGCCGTCTTCCTGACGATCTCGGTGGCTGCTTTGCTCTCGACGATCGTACTGTTCGTGACCGCTCGTCGGACGGCCTTACCCGACGCTGGCACCGCCGACCGCCGGCTTCGATCGGCACTGGTGTCCCAGTGGCGGATCATCCTTACGGCGGTGGCGTGCATCAGTTTCGTCGGCCTCGTCTGGAACGGCGTGTTCAACTTTTACGTCACGTTCCTGGTGGAGACGCGCGGGTTCACGCAGGGACGGGCACAGCTCTTTCTGACGGTGTTGTTCGCGACGGGCGTTCCGGCGTTCTTCTTCACTGGCTGGATCGCCGATCGAGTCCCGTATCTTCCCCTGTTGTTCACGATCATCGGCGCTTTCGCCGGCTTACTGTTCGTGCTCACGGTCGTCGAGAGCGTCCTCGGGGTGTTGCTCGTGACGGCGGTTCTCGGCTACGTCGTCCACAGCCTCTTCCCGGCCATCGATACGTATCTGCTCGCGACCTTGCCGGACGACAGCCGTGGCAGCGCCTACGCACTCTACAGCGGGACGACGATGGCGATTCAGGCGACCGGAAGTGCGTTACTCGGCACGATGATCGGGCGCGGCATCGGCTTTCATCAGGCGTTCGTGATATTCGCCGTCGGCTCCGTCCTCGTGTTGGTCGTGCTGCTTGGATTGTACGCACTCGGGCGATTGCCGTCCGGCCACCCTGGCTGA
- a CDS encoding HVO_0758 family zinc finger protein — protein MKSVRKALREGELDKDTYERVTCAECEKPLKTENDPDTISTIRRCPDCEKEWKEIR, from the coding sequence ATGAAATCAGTCCGGAAGGCACTCCGCGAAGGGGAACTCGACAAAGACACCTACGAGCGGGTAACCTGTGCCGAGTGTGAAAAGCCGCTCAAGACCGAGAACGACCCGGACACTATCAGTACGATCCGGCGCTGCCCCGATTGCGAGAAGGAGTGGAAAGAGATTCGATAG
- a CDS encoding aldo/keto reductase, translating to MATGSGTWEYRDEHHDDFGRTYFRRYGDGLLSSIGLGTYLGEPTDSVDERYEAAINRALSMGCNVVDTAINYRCQRSERVVGNALAQTDVHRDAIFVSTKGGFVPFDGTRPDDPGRFVKETYVDTGVVDTDDLVAGSHCIAPGYIDHQLDTSLENLQSHVDCYYVHNPETQLRENDHEAVYDQLEETFVRLEQRAAAGDIGHYGVATWEAFRVPSDHPSYLSLPEIVERARAAANEAGTDATHFRAIQLPFNVAMADAFTVEAQPGADGQQSALWVAAEAGLNVFTSASIGQGDLVKYLPQDVESVLEGESRVQRAINFARSAPGVTTSLIGMSRPEHVEENVSAGRFDPLGAEAFDEIFVSAGVDDESGS from the coding sequence ATGGCTACCGGTTCGGGTACCTGGGAGTACCGCGACGAGCACCACGACGATTTTGGTCGAACGTACTTCAGGCGCTACGGCGACGGTCTGCTCTCGAGTATCGGTCTTGGCACCTACCTTGGAGAGCCAACGGATTCGGTCGACGAACGCTACGAGGCGGCCATCAACCGGGCGCTCTCGATGGGGTGTAACGTCGTCGATACGGCGATAAACTACCGCTGTCAGCGTAGCGAACGGGTCGTCGGGAACGCACTGGCCCAAACGGATGTCCACCGTGACGCCATTTTCGTCTCGACGAAAGGCGGCTTCGTCCCGTTCGATGGCACGCGTCCAGACGACCCTGGCCGGTTCGTGAAAGAGACGTACGTCGACACCGGCGTCGTCGATACGGACGATCTCGTCGCCGGAAGTCACTGCATCGCTCCTGGATACATCGATCATCAGCTCGACACCTCCCTCGAGAACCTCCAGTCGCACGTCGACTGCTACTACGTCCACAACCCGGAGACTCAACTCCGAGAGAACGACCACGAGGCGGTGTACGATCAGCTCGAGGAGACGTTCGTTCGCCTCGAACAACGCGCTGCGGCGGGCGATATCGGCCACTACGGAGTCGCCACCTGGGAGGCGTTCCGCGTGCCATCGGATCATCCGTCGTATCTCTCACTCCCGGAGATTGTCGAGCGCGCTCGAGCGGCAGCCAACGAGGCAGGTACCGACGCCACTCACTTCCGAGCGATTCAACTGCCGTTCAACGTGGCGATGGCGGACGCCTTTACCGTCGAGGCACAACCTGGTGCGGACGGGCAACAGAGCGCCCTCTGGGTTGCGGCAGAAGCCGGGCTGAACGTGTTTACGAGCGCGAGCATCGGCCAGGGCGACCTGGTGAAGTACCTTCCACAGGACGTCGAGTCCGTCCTCGAGGGCGAGTCGAGGGTGCAGCGGGCGATCAATTTCGCCCGATCTGCACCTGGGGTGACGACGTCGCTGATCGGAATGAGTCGACCCGAACACGTCGAAGAGAACGTATCCGCCGGTAGGTTCGACCCACTGGGTGCGGAGGCGTTCGACGAGATATTCGTCTCCGCCGGAGTGGATGACGAGAGCGGATCCTGA
- a CDS encoding DHH family phosphoesterase — protein MVSDSVETLRVIDPLVLSLGVIGLVALALGGWWVLRWFYRSPGNRLRRLLDKHDDVAIVMHPNPDPDAMASAMGVAAIAESVDTEATLYYPGEIRHQENRAFRTVLDLDLETIESASDIGSETVVLVDHNTARGFTGAQKIEPLIVVDHHPGNGAGTAFTDVRTEYGAASAILVEYLDGIGVSIEAEEENAGGITLTSELATGLLYGILSDTNHLTKGCSAADFEAASFLFPAIDEEKLDRIANPQVSDDVLQIKADAIQKKRVEGSFAICDVGEIGNVDAIPQAADELMHLEGVTAVVVYGENDGTLHLSGRSRDDRVHMGEALRHAVSDIPMANAGGHARMGGGQLSVDHMNGIGPSEGVSRKEFEERIFSAMAGERS, from the coding sequence ATGGTCAGCGACTCCGTCGAGACGCTTCGAGTGATCGATCCACTCGTCCTCTCGTTAGGGGTTATCGGTCTCGTGGCACTCGCACTCGGTGGGTGGTGGGTTCTTCGATGGTTCTACCGCTCGCCCGGCAATCGGTTACGACGGTTGCTCGACAAACACGACGACGTTGCGATCGTGATGCATCCGAACCCCGATCCGGATGCGATGGCCTCGGCGATGGGGGTTGCTGCCATCGCCGAAAGTGTCGATACGGAGGCTACGCTGTACTATCCAGGCGAGATTCGACATCAAGAGAATCGTGCGTTTAGAACCGTTCTCGATCTCGACCTCGAGACGATCGAGTCGGCGTCGGACATCGGTTCTGAGACCGTCGTTCTCGTCGATCACAATACCGCCCGCGGGTTCACCGGAGCCCAGAAAATCGAACCGCTGATCGTCGTCGATCACCATCCCGGAAACGGAGCGGGAACCGCGTTTACGGACGTGCGAACCGAGTACGGTGCCGCATCGGCGATTCTCGTGGAGTATCTCGACGGCATCGGCGTTTCGATCGAAGCGGAGGAAGAAAACGCCGGTGGGATCACGCTCACATCGGAGCTCGCCACGGGATTGCTGTACGGCATTCTGTCGGACACGAATCACCTGACGAAAGGGTGTTCGGCGGCGGATTTCGAGGCGGCTTCGTTCCTGTTTCCTGCGATCGACGAAGAAAAACTCGACCGTATCGCCAACCCGCAAGTGAGCGACGACGTACTCCAGATCAAAGCCGATGCGATTCAGAAAAAGCGAGTCGAAGGTTCATTTGCGATCTGTGACGTCGGCGAAATCGGTAACGTCGACGCCATCCCACAGGCCGCCGACGAACTCATGCATCTCGAGGGGGTCACTGCCGTCGTCGTCTACGGTGAAAACGACGGTACCTTACACCTTTCGGGGAGATCGAGGGACGATCGCGTCCACATGGGCGAAGCACTCCGCCACGCGGTGAGCGATATTCCGATGGCGAACGCCGGCGGGCACGCACGGATGGGTGGCGGCCAGCTCTCTGTCGACCACATGAACGGGATTGGACCCTCGGAGGGAGTGAGCAGGAAGGAGTTCGAAGAACGAATCTTTTCGGCGATGGCGGGCGAACGTTCCTGA
- a CDS encoding NAD(P)H-binding protein: protein MRVAILGCGYVGLECGRQLTDRGHEVVGVRRSVDGVEAIGNAGFDAVQADVTDAEQLGAVPNVDAILFAASSGGRGAEAAREIYVDGLRTAIESFGGREQQPDRLVYTSSTGVHGDHGGDWVDEETQIEPTTEKTAVLAEAERIALEEAPEHGIDGTVARFAGLYGPERYRLERYLEGPVTGGYLNMVHRDDAAGAVRYLLEADFARDEVVQVVDDEPVSKWAFADWLADQCGLEAPPKRTKAERLEASDLSEAARRRILTSKRCSNALLRELGYEFAFPTYQEGYKAAIDAFRSA, encoded by the coding sequence ATGCGCGTTGCAATTCTGGGCTGTGGATACGTCGGCCTCGAGTGTGGCCGACAGTTGACCGACCGCGGCCACGAGGTCGTCGGCGTCCGTCGATCGGTCGACGGCGTCGAGGCGATCGGGAACGCCGGGTTCGATGCCGTGCAGGCGGACGTCACCGACGCAGAGCAACTCGGGGCGGTTCCGAACGTCGACGCGATCCTATTCGCCGCGAGCAGTGGTGGCCGTGGCGCTGAGGCCGCCCGCGAAATCTACGTCGACGGACTGCGAACCGCCATCGAGTCGTTCGGCGGCCGCGAACAGCAACCGGATCGACTCGTCTACACCTCCTCGACTGGCGTCCACGGCGACCACGGTGGCGACTGGGTCGACGAGGAGACGCAAATCGAGCCAACGACGGAGAAAACCGCCGTTCTAGCCGAGGCCGAACGGATTGCTCTCGAGGAAGCACCCGAACACGGCATCGACGGCACAGTCGCCCGATTCGCCGGACTCTACGGGCCCGAACGGTACCGCCTCGAGCGATACCTCGAGGGGCCGGTCACGGGAGGGTACCTGAACATGGTTCACCGTGACGATGCTGCCGGGGCGGTTCGATATCTGCTCGAGGCGGATTTCGCACGAGACGAGGTCGTTCAGGTGGTGGACGACGAACCAGTCTCGAAGTGGGCATTCGCCGACTGGCTGGCCGACCAGTGTGGACTCGAGGCACCGCCGAAACGGACGAAAGCGGAGCGACTCGAGGCGAGCGACCTCTCTGAAGCAGCGCGACGGCGAATTTTGACGAGCAAGCGGTGTTCCAATGCGTTACTCCGAGAGCTGGGCTACGAATTTGCCTTCCCAACCTATCAGGAGGGGTACAAAGCGGCTATCGATGCGTTTCGATCCGCCTGA
- a CDS encoding DUF5791 family protein, producing the protein MFYEQRLDVPDTPGALRAEYEADFRTILEAVSLETAADTLSVERQTVESLLESETPALTLEAAAEIQSLGDGEPDPETIVEMACEHLLLGMTTAVVDVDTLAGDLDLDLGAKEVQQKIERRAPMTFEEFVHIQFVIADRAR; encoded by the coding sequence ATGTTCTACGAGCAGCGACTGGACGTCCCGGACACGCCGGGCGCACTTCGAGCCGAATACGAGGCCGATTTCAGGACGATTCTCGAGGCAGTCAGTCTCGAAACCGCCGCTGACACGCTCTCGGTCGAGCGACAGACAGTCGAGTCACTCCTCGAGAGCGAGACCCCCGCGTTGACTCTCGAGGCGGCCGCCGAGATTCAATCTCTCGGGGACGGGGAACCAGATCCCGAGACCATCGTCGAAATGGCATGTGAACACCTGCTCCTGGGGATGACGACCGCGGTCGTCGACGTGGATACGCTTGCTGGTGATCTCGACCTCGATCTCGGTGCCAAGGAGGTACAACAGAAGATCGAGCGACGGGCTCCGATGACGTTCGAGGAGTTCGTACACATTCAGTTTGTGATCGCGGATCGAGCGCGGTAA